In Zingiber officinale cultivar Zhangliang chromosome 6A, Zo_v1.1, whole genome shotgun sequence, a single genomic region encodes these proteins:
- the LOC121994899 gene encoding uncharacterized protein LOC121994899, which translates to MLYNGEEPIGYWPRELFNNMEDSSQIQLSATVSSPIDKPSLPTGNGQLGGASFRRITITDGQSIPYPKSVYNAVTFNDLDKPFYDAEYNGDCCLFYGGPGGWRPPT; encoded by the coding sequence ATGCTCTACAATGGCGAAGAACCGATTGGCTACTGGCCGAGGGAGCTCTTCAATAACATGGAAGATTCTTCTCAGATTCAACTGAGTGCAACTGTTAGCTCTCCTATCGATAAGCCTAGTCTTCCGACGGGCAATGGGCAACTTGGTGGAGCATCTTTTAGGAGGATCACCATTACGGATGGGCAGTCTATTCCATACCCAAAATCCGTCTACAATGCAGTAACATTCAATGATCTCGACAAACCCTTTTATGATGCCGAATACAATGGAGATTGCTGCTTGTTTTACGGTGGCCCGGGAGGATGGAGGCCACCGACATAA